The following coding sequences lie in one Capsicum annuum cultivar UCD-10X-F1 chromosome 5, UCD10Xv1.1, whole genome shotgun sequence genomic window:
- the LOC107870007 gene encoding protein FATTY ACID EXPORT 1, chloroplastic, whose product MSSTISQLSCFSSINKNFLLQTYLHPCSTLPRKVAVVRNDGHDMDLSNLENRTTIAYTRDASQSHNGSSSTSKLKSEELVPGKEMNGSVQENSIGHSIKTAKIHDFCFGIPFGGLVFTGGIVGLIFSRNPATLSNGVLFGGALLAFSTISLRVWRQGKSSLPFILGQAALTAVLLWKNIQTFSLTRKVFPTGFYAAISAAMFCFYSYVVLSGGNPPPKKLKVSAVRES is encoded by the exons atgtcatcaacaaTTTCTCAGCTCTCATGCTTCTCCTCTATCAATAAAAATTTTCTGTTACAAACTTATCTACACCCTTGTTCTACTCTTCCTAGGAAg GTAGCGGTTGTGAGAAATGATGGCCATGACATGGATTTATCCAATTTAGAAAACAGAACCACTATAGCTTATACTAGAGATGCATCACAATCACATAACGGAAGCTCATCCACTTCAAAATTAAAGTCAGAAGAACTTGTTCCAGGAAAAGAAATGAATGGTTCGGTGCAAGAAAACTCCATCGGTCATTCAATAAAGACGgccaaaattcatgatttctgttttggtattccctttg GTGGTCTTGTTTTCACTGGGGGAATTGTTGGTTTAATTTTCTCAAGAAACCCTGCGACTTTAAGTAATGGTGTTCTTTTTGGAGGTGCTTTACTGGCCTTCAGCACCATTAGCTTGAGGGTCTGGAGACAAGGAAAATCGAGCTTGCCGTTCATACTGGGTCAAGCAG CACTTACTGCAGTCCTTCTATGGAAAAACATACAGACTTTCTCTCTG ACGAGAAAAGTATTTCCCACTGGCTTTTATGCCGCTATCAG TGCTGCAATGTTTTGCTTCTACTCTTATGTGGTATTGTCAGGGGGGAATCCGCCACCCAAGAAGCTGAAGGTATCTGCCGTTAGGGAATCTTGA
- the LOC107872241 gene encoding probable inactive purple acid phosphatase 16 — protein sequence MMMMSPFYLSIIFFFFISLILRSILTVHSHDQREFHRKISLRPTLPEGNTLHVRPGSSFKIAVFADLHFGEDAWTEWGPQQDVNSIKVMSTVLDLQHPDLVVYLGDVITANNIAIHNASLYWDQAISPTRDRGIPWASVFGNHDDMPFEWSIDWFSSTGIPPLHCPTSGSSPSESEGGKDCSFKGTTRLGLMMNELKMNNLSYSKLGPKALWPSISNYVLKLSSTDDPESVIAYMYFLDSGGGSYPEVISNAQAKWFNRTSQAINPNSSVPEIIFWHIPSQAYKTVAPRFDAHRNCIGSMFAEEVASQEAEMGMMKLLEGRSSVKAVFVGHNHGLDWCCPYKKLWLCYARHTGYGGYGNWSRGARILEITTQRFSLKSRIHMEDGSVHSEVLLSSTASEE from the exons ATGATGATGATGTCTCCATTCTACCTatccatcatcttcttcttcttcatctctttgaTTCTCAGATCAATCTTAACCGTCCATTCACATGATCAACGTGAATTTCACCGGAAAATTTCCCTCCGGCCGACGTTACCGGAGGGTAATACTCTTCACGTACGTCCAGGTTCATCATTCAAGATAGCTGTTTTTGCAGACTTGCATTTTGGTGAAGATGCATGGACTGAATGGGGCCCACAACAAGATGTTAACTCCATTAAAGTGATGTCTACTGTGCTTGATCTACAACATCCAG ACTTGGTAGTTTATCTTGGCGATGTCATTACAGCCAACAACATAGCGATACATAATGCAAGTTTATACTGGGATCAAGCAATCTCTCCGACTAGAGACAGAGGAATTCCATGGGCTAGCGTGTTTGGAAACCATGACGATatgccatttgagtggtcaatcGATTGGTTTTCATCCACCGGAATTCCTCCTCTTCATTGTCCAACGAGTGGTTCCTCTCCTAGTGAGTCTGAAG GAGGCAAAGATTGCAGCTTCAAGGGCACAACGCGTTTGGGGCTGATGATGAATGAACTAAAGATGAATAACTTATCGTACTCAAAGCTCGGTCCTAAAGCTCTATGGCCAAGCATTTCCAACTACGTCCTTAAACTTTCATCGACAGATGATCCTGAATCAGTCATAGCATACATGTATTTCTTAGATTCTGGTGGTGGTTCATACCCGGAGGTTATATCAAATGCACAAGCGAAATGGTTCAACCGCACATCTCAAGCGATCAATCCTAACTCAAG TGTACCGGAGATAATTTTCTGGCATATACCAAGCCAAGCTTATAAGACGGTTGCTCCAAGGTTTGATGCACACAGGAACTGTATTGGCTCAATGTTCGCGGAGGAAGTTGCTTCTCAAGAAGCTGAAATGGGGATGATGAAGCTTCTTGAAGGAAGGTCTTCTGTGAAA GCTGTGTTTGTAGGTCATAACCATGGATTAGACTGGTGTTGTCCATACAAGAAGTTGTGGTTATGTTATGCTAGACACACAGGTTATGGAGGGTATGGAAACTGGTCAAGGGGAGCTAGGATTCTGGAGATAACAACACAACGATTTTCTTTGAAGTCACGGATTCACATGGAAGATGGTAGCGTGCATAGTGAAGTCCTATTGAGCTCTACGGCAAGCGAGGAGTGA
- the LOC107870011 gene encoding uncharacterized protein LOC107870011, whose protein sequence is MEWIRKCHRRVHTYQDLTNTISKPNAYYYPSTLKPQEEHFLFLTYRNVTIHFKKMHIHTHTKIMAQLLSSTVAVATLTSLSTTKKNASLVSSSRVLDFHHQGGESDANIVSRRSLALSLAGVAVALNAGNKTAHAAARRPPPPPPTEKKDPNVSGVLAKVLASKRRKEAMKESIAKLREKGKPIKESSE, encoded by the exons ATGGAATGGATAAGGAAATGCCATAGAAGGGTCCACACTTATCAAGATTTAACCAATACAATTTCAAAGCCAAATGCTTACTATTATCCAAGCACACTGAAACCACAAGAAGAACATTTCTTGTTCTTGACATATAGAAATGTAACAATTCATTTCAAGAAAAtgcacatacacacacacactaaaatTATGGCTCAGTTATTGTCTTCTACAGTAGCAGTAGCTACACTAACCTcattatcaacaacaaagaagaatGCTAGTTTGGTGAGCTCTTCTAGAGTCTTGGATTTTCATCATCAAGGCGGCGAATCGGATGCAAATATTGTCTCTCGCAG GAGTTTGGCGTTGAGTTTGGCAGGAGTCGCGGTGGCGCTGAATGCAGGTAACAAGACAGCACATGCTGCTGCAagaagaccaccaccaccaccaccaacggAGAAAAAGGATCCAAATGTCAGCGGTGTCTTGGCTAAAGTACTAGCTAGTAAGAGGAGAAAGGAAGCTATGAAAGAATCCATCGCGAAGCTAAGAGAGAAAGGGAAGCCTATCAAAGAATCGTCTGAATAG
- the LOC107870010 gene encoding protein IQ-DOMAIN 12 — MGKRRSWFTFVKRLLFIPEAKPKAEKKPKRWKWFLGRFKFKQCPPAIEAPQKTLTEATEQQKKHAMAVALATAAAAEAAVAAANAAAEVVRLTNAPFELERKRRNAAVRIQTAYRAHLARKALSALKGLVKLQAVIRGELVRRRLVAKLKYMLPFQMPKPRVYHIRVPTVEEYYQSIEKKLDDSSKETVKSNELQLKCNGQRTWDYSLSSKEEIEALFSRRQEAISKRERMMKYSFSHRERRNDHVMQEPLIFKENRRSSRFDQWAEIEAQRKAELFQQLRSFADSSSPLVNMNQMRQARNLDVTEDLNSPSSLPRRSFSHVKQKSICDDSSLPSSPMFPTYMAATESAKAKTRSMSTPKQRLMLHETYSGPHSPYMLNHTSWTTYNGEVNRSSKKSEISQQTAINIKGFYRD; from the exons ATGGGAAAGAGAAGAAGCTGGTTTACATTTGTGAAAAGACTACTTTTCATTCCTGAGGCAAAACCAAAAGCTGAAAag AAACCAAAGAGATGGAAATGGTTTTTGGGAAGGTTCAAGTTCAAGCAGTGTCCTCCAGCAATTGAAGCACCTCAAAAGACGCTAACCGAGGCAACCGAACAACAGAAGAAACATGCTATGGCTGTTGCTTTAGCAACAGCAGCTGCAGCTGAGGCTGCTGTAGCTGCTGCTAATGCTGCAGCCGAAGTTGTCCGCCTCACTAACGCTCCATTTGAGCTCGAGAGAAAGCGGAGAAATGCTGCCGTCAGAATCCAAACCGCTTATCGCGCACACCTT GCAAGGAAAGCGTTAAGCGCCTTGAAGGGACTCGTGAAGCTTCAAGCAGTGATTCGAGGTGAACTTGTGAGACGAAGACTCGTTGCCAAATTGAAGTATATGTTGCCCTTTCAAATGCCAAAGCCAAGAGTTTATCATATCAGAGTTCCTACTGTTGAAGAATACTACCAGAGTATCGAAAAGAAACTTGATGATAGCTCGAAGGAAACTGTGAAATCTAATGAACTGCAA CTAAAATGCAACGGCCAAAGGACTTGGGATTACAGTTTGTCTTCAAAGGAAGAAATTGAAGCCTTGTTTTCAAGAAGACAAGAAGCCATTTCCAAAAGAGAGCGTATGATGAAATACTCATTTTCACATCGG GAGCGAAGAAATGATCACGTTATGCAAGAACCATTGATCTTTAAAGAAAATCGAAGGAGCTCCAGGTTCGATCAATGGGCAGAAATCGAAGCACAGAGAAAAGCGGAGCTCTTTCAGCAATTGAGGTCATTTGCAGACTCGAGTAGTCCTCTAGTTAACATGAACCAAATGAGACAAGCGCGTAACCTAGACGTCACAGAGGATTTAAATTCTCCGTCTTCGCTACCAAGGAGATCATTTTCTCATGTGAAACAGAAATCAATTTGTGATGATAGTTCTTTACCAAGTTCTCCTATGTTTCCTACTTACATGGCTGCTACAGAATCTGCAAAAGCAAAGACGAGATCGATGAGCACACCCAAGCAACGACTAATGTTACACGAAACATATTCAGGTCCACATTCTCCCTACATGCTCAACCATACTTCTTGGACTACATATAATGGTGAAGTAAACAGAAGTAGCAAAAAGAGTGAAATCTCTCAGCAGACAGCTATAAATATAAAAGGATTTTACCGAGATTGA
- the LOC107853918 gene encoding glucan endo-1,3-beta-glucosidase, acidic: MAITKSHFIFIFVLFGVATLDFTGAQTGVCYGRLGTGLPSPADVVSLCNRNNIRRMRIYEPHQPTLQALRGSNIEVMLGVPNTDLEYVAASQANANTWIQNNVKNYGNVKFRYIAVGNEVSPFNENAKYVPILLNAITNIQSAISGAGLGNQIKVSTAIETGLTTDTSPPSKGRFKDDARRFIEPIVTFLVTNRAPLLVNLYPYFAVHDNPEIKLEYALFTSPDVVVNDNGRGYKNLFDAILDATYSAVEKAGGSSLQIVVSESGWPSSGAGQLTSIDNARTYNNNLIKHVKGGSPKRPSGPIETYIFDLFNEDQKNPEIEKHFGLFLANMQPKYQISFN, translated from the exons ATGGCTATCACAAAATcacattttattttcatttttgttctcTTTGGTGTAGCTACCTTGGATTTTACAG GTGCTCAAACTGGAGTTTGTTATGGAAGGCTAGGGACTGGATTACCATCTCCAGCAGATGTTGTGTCACTATGCAACCGAAACAACATTCGGAGAATGAGAATCTACGAACCTCATCAGCCGACTCTCCAAGCGCTCCGAGGATCCAATATTGAGGTCATGCTAGGTGTCCCGAACACAGATCTTGAATACGTCGCTGCTAGTCAAGCCAATGCAAATACTTGGATCCAAAATAATGTCAAGAACTATGGTAATGTCAAGTTCAGGTATATAGCAGTTGGTAATGAAGTTAGTCCCTTCAATGAAAACGCCAAGTACGTACCGATCCTTCTCAATGCTATAACGAACATTCAGTCTGCGATTTCTGGGGCCGGTCTCGGAAACCAGATCAAAGTTTCCACAGCTATTGAAACCGGGCTTACGACAGACACTTCACCTCCATCGAAAGGAAGATTCAAAGATGATGCTCGACGATTCATTGAACCTATTGTTACCTTCCTTGTGACTAATCGCGCACCTTTGCTTGTCAACCTTTATCCTTACTTTGCAGTACATGACAATCCAGAAATCAAACTTGAGTATGCGCTTTTCACCTCACCTGACGTTGTTGTCAATGATAACGGAAGAGGATACAAGAACCTTTTCGATGCCATCTTAGATGCCACATATTCGGCAGTTGAAAAAGCAGGTGGCTCGTCATTGCAGATAGTTGTATCGGAGAGTGGTTGGCCATCATCTGGAGCAGGTCAGTTAACGTCCATTGACAATGCTAGGACTTACAACAACAACTTGATTAAGCACGTGAAGGGAGGGAGTCCTAAAAGACCTTCCGGTCCAATAGAGACCTACATTTTTGATCTATTCAACGAAGATCAGAAGAACCCTGAAATCGAGAAGCATTTTGGACTATTTTTAGCAAACATGCAACCAAAGTATCAGATCAGCTTTAACTAG